In one window of Mucilaginibacter auburnensis DNA:
- a CDS encoding ABC transporter permease — protein sequence MFKHYLKTAFRHFSRHKLTAAINVLGLSVGISAALVIFIIVKYDYSFDKYQPDNDRIYRVVTDGDGWKNSGVPVPFVQAFKQNSGGVSAIAPIFDYGWNTPVSIPEGSNKVDKLFKNQQGIVFTDAGYFDIFPYTWIAGNASSALKQPYGLVLSDERAKLYFPDVAPEHLVGRTVIFNDTVKTTITGIVAANKALSDFKYDAFVSLSTVYNTGLKTYYQTDVWGSTNSSNQIFVKLAPNVSEARINKQIANIFDRFGEKNNNGIKTIHRLQALSNIHTNPSYDGQVNPETLRNLTILAIFLLALGAINFVNLSTAQASERAKDIGIRKTLGSLKTQLIAQFLTETFLLTTFTAIVSLALLPLLLMVFGSFIPEGLTAVYILREPMVWVFLLLLIITVSLIAGLYPAFVLTRFKPVSVLKNTVVSSSGASRSSWLRSTLIVSQFVIAQVFVIAVMVVNKQVQFAMQKDMGFRKNAVINFIIPRNFAKPDDKGFILKNKLNALPGVEAVSLGNQTPAFAGSMETSISYKEKGKDVTLSVASRNGDTSYLKVYQIPLIAGRNIVASDTANELLINETLAKQLGFMQPAKAVGHTLDFGGPKPIVGVMRDFNQASVRRAVAPLVYFAAPKFGYVMHIALVADHTTWQKTIAQIQSAWKGVYPDVDFEYHFLDEKMENFYQNERQLSSLLTWSAGVSILISCLGMLGLVIFMTNKRVKEIGIRRVLGATITEIVTLLSADFAKLLLLAFAIAAPIAWWQMNKWLQSFAYHAPLSWWLFLLSGLLMVTIALIIVGLRAGKAALANPVQSLRTD from the coding sequence ATGTTTAAGCACTACTTAAAAACCGCCTTCAGGCATTTTTCCAGGCATAAGCTAACAGCCGCTATCAATGTCTTAGGGCTATCAGTGGGTATCAGCGCAGCCCTCGTTATATTTATCATTGTAAAGTACGATTACAGCTTTGATAAATACCAGCCGGATAACGACCGTATATACAGGGTGGTTACAGATGGTGATGGCTGGAAGAATTCAGGCGTGCCGGTGCCTTTCGTTCAGGCCTTTAAACAAAATTCGGGCGGCGTTTCGGCCATAGCGCCCATTTTTGATTACGGGTGGAACACGCCAGTAAGCATCCCCGAAGGCAGCAATAAAGTAGACAAGCTATTTAAAAATCAGCAAGGTATTGTTTTTACCGATGCAGGGTATTTTGACATCTTCCCATATACGTGGATAGCCGGAAATGCTTCATCAGCGTTAAAGCAACCTTATGGATTAGTACTTTCAGACGAGCGCGCGAAGCTATATTTCCCCGATGTAGCACCCGAACACCTTGTTGGCAGAACGGTCATCTTTAATGATACCGTTAAAACAACCATTACCGGAATTGTTGCCGCAAACAAAGCCCTTAGCGATTTCAAATATGATGCATTTGTTTCATTAAGCACTGTTTACAATACCGGTTTAAAAACTTACTACCAAACAGATGTGTGGGGCAGTACCAATTCATCTAACCAGATTTTTGTAAAGCTGGCCCCTAATGTATCTGAAGCCCGTATTAATAAACAGATAGCCAACATTTTTGACAGATTTGGCGAAAAGAACAATAACGGTATAAAAACCATTCATCGGTTACAGGCTTTATCAAATATACACACCAACCCAAGTTATGATGGGCAGGTAAATCCGGAAACGTTACGTAACCTTACCATTTTGGCTATCTTCCTGTTGGCTTTAGGTGCCATTAACTTTGTAAACCTTTCTACAGCACAGGCAAGCGAAAGAGCCAAGGATATAGGCATACGCAAAACTTTAGGCAGTTTAAAAACGCAATTAATAGCGCAATTCCTCACCGAAACTTTCCTGCTCACCACATTTACCGCCATAGTATCTTTGGCATTATTACCACTACTGCTGATGGTATTTGGCAGCTTTATTCCGGAAGGGTTAACTGCCGTTTATATTTTACGCGAACCTATGGTTTGGGTATTCCTCTTGTTATTGATCATTACTGTAAGTTTAATAGCTGGTTTGTACCCGGCCTTTGTGCTTACACGTTTCAAACCTGTTTCGGTTCTGAAAAATACGGTAGTTAGCAGCTCGGGCGCATCGCGTAGTTCGTGGTTGCGCAGTACGCTCATTGTATCGCAGTTTGTAATCGCACAAGTGTTTGTCATAGCTGTAATGGTGGTAAACAAGCAGGTGCAATTTGCCATGCAAAAAGACATGGGATTCCGTAAAAATGCGGTGATCAATTTTATCATTCCCCGCAACTTTGCAAAACCTGATGATAAAGGCTTTATATTAAAAAATAAATTGAACGCATTGCCCGGTGTTGAGGCTGTAAGTTTAGGCAACCAAACACCGGCTTTTGCAGGCTCTATGGAAACAAGCATTTCTTATAAGGAAAAGGGGAAAGATGTGACCCTCTCAGTAGCTTCCCGAAATGGTGACACCTCGTATTTAAAGGTTTACCAGATACCATTGATAGCCGGTAGAAATATTGTAGCTTCTGATACAGCTAATGAACTTTTGATAAATGAGACACTGGCCAAACAACTGGGCTTTATGCAGCCGGCAAAAGCCGTTGGCCATACGCTTGACTTTGGCGGACCAAAACCAATAGTGGGTGTTATGCGTGATTTTAACCAGGCTTCTGTTAGACGTGCTGTAGCACCACTTGTTTATTTCGCAGCGCCTAAGTTCGGCTATGTAATGCATATTGCATTGGTGGCTGACCACACCACATGGCAAAAAACAATTGCTCAGATACAATCAGCATGGAAAGGCGTGTATCCTGATGTTGATTTTGAATACCATTTTCTCGACGAAAAGATGGAGAACTTTTATCAAAATGAAAGACAACTCTCTTCATTGCTCACCTGGTCTGCCGGCGTTTCAATACTCATTAGCTGTCTGGGAATGTTGGGGCTGGTTATCTTCATGACCAACAAACGTGTTAAAGAAATTGGTATAAGGCGGGTATTAGGCGCAACTATAACAGAAATAGTTACCTTGCTCTCGGCAGATTTTGCAAAACTTTTGCTCTTGGCTTTCGCTATAGCCGCGCCTATTGCATGGTGGCAGATGAACAAATGGTTGCAAAGCTTCGCTTACCATGCACCACTAAGTTGGTGGTTGTTCCTGTTAAGCGGTTTACTAATGGTTACCATTGCACTTATTATAGTAGGTTTAAGAGCCGGAAAAGCAGCATTAGCCAATCCGGTACAAAGTTTAAGAACTGACTAA
- a CDS encoding EcsC family protein — MTYEEQAAIQLQFWQHKMQKKPSLGDRIAKGLQDKINDIIPEKIHAAITVAIEKMVKGVLFGAQHTTSSPKIEISFQMTEVSVKNRIAFYQKTASIEGAVTGAGGFLMGLADFPILIALKLKLLFEIAALYGYDVDDYKERLYILYIFQLAFSSQQKRNEVYKIVADWEAYSVALPEYVEHFNWLTFQQEYRDYIDLAKMAQLLPVIGAAVGAIVNYKLVAQLGDTAMNCYRMRLQRKQLKN; from the coding sequence ATGACCTACGAAGAACAAGCCGCCATCCAATTGCAGTTCTGGCAGCATAAAATGCAGAAGAAACCTTCTTTAGGAGACCGCATTGCCAAGGGCCTGCAGGATAAGATCAACGACATCATCCCTGAGAAAATACATGCTGCCATAACTGTTGCCATTGAGAAAATGGTTAAAGGCGTTTTATTTGGAGCACAGCATACTACCAGCTCACCCAAAATTGAAATATCGTTTCAAATGACGGAGGTAAGTGTAAAAAATAGAATAGCGTTTTACCAGAAAACAGCATCCATAGAAGGTGCTGTAACCGGTGCAGGTGGTTTTTTGATGGGACTGGCAGACTTTCCTATTCTAATAGCTCTAAAGCTTAAGTTGCTATTTGAGATTGCTGCGCTTTATGGCTATGATGTTGACGACTATAAAGAGCGCTTATACATACTTTACATATTTCAGTTGGCTTTTAGCAGCCAGCAAAAACGAAATGAAGTATATAAAATAGTTGCCGATTGGGAGGCATATAGCGTTGCACTACCTGAATATGTGGAGCACTTTAACTGGCTCACCTTTCAACAAGAGTACCGCGACTATATAGATCTGGCTAAAATGGCCCAATTGCTGCCGGTTATTGGTGCTGCGGTAGGAGCGATAGTTAATTATAAACTGGTAGCACAATTAGGCGACACCGCCATGAATTGTTACCGGATGAGGCTGCAGAGAAAACAGCTCAAAAATTAG
- a CDS encoding type II toxin-antitoxin system VapC family toxin, which produces MSGDNIVIDTSLIINLFNGSDEVVELIKGRTLFVSVISEIEVLSFPQLSDDDKKLIKDFLSHCYIIDIEPAIKDITINLRAQRKIKLPDSVIAATAIYFDIPLFTMDKGFEKIEDLQSVILSV; this is translated from the coding sequence ATGAGTGGAGATAATATTGTTATAGATACTTCATTAATAATTAATTTGTTCAATGGCTCCGATGAGGTTGTTGAATTAATAAAAGGCCGCACTTTATTTGTATCTGTAATTTCTGAAATCGAAGTATTAAGTTTTCCTCAATTATCTGATGACGATAAAAAGCTAATAAAAGATTTTTTATCTCACTGCTACATAATTGACATAGAACCTGCCATAAAGGATATCACAATAAATTTGCGAGCCCAGCGCAAAATCAAGTTACCGGATTCTGTTATTGCCGCCACGGCAATATATTTTGATATTCCACTTTTCACAATGGATAAAGGATTTGAAAAAATAGAAGATTTGCAGTCTGTAATACTATCTGTATGA